From the genome of Geobacter sp. SVR, one region includes:
- a CDS encoding tetratricopeptide repeat protein, protein MSSKKDKLIEEAQRLALRGQIDRAIRAYEEVIALDPAAVNQRQKLAELLVKAGRVEEARREFETIGNTYSASGFYLKAISVFKRLQVMFPDDVAITLNLAGINEKQGLVGNALAEYKRAYDHYEKASATAEALNILDRMQQVDKQNAGIKLKLAEAWYQAGERERSYEVFFRLAGQLQEQGDPAAVGRLDARVRQLFPDKTDFMLEVLAHQVSEGNGAGAINSLQALLRGNPLDKRVWELILAAYQKLNRQQYLKAACQHYLKLFPKELSARKWMLDCLVAEGDVDGALAFLERCESEFIVGSSVDFLVALYTGLDQIRPSDIRILKGLQRAHLASGDSDKASAIALAIASLSPVSEEERPGGQAVSRPGNDISQQQTGVHAGFSTTETCSAGKRSATDDSPETGSLTWEPCDAETGMEVEIEIELDENFDFDSLGPEPAPDLAPDIHWLDPVDEIFTTAIASRRSVKFGSILETSDAQTHYDLGVAFKEMGLYDEAISEFRQAAEDPVRRLDCFVLQGACLRHKGDAPNAEILLRSLLKPEAGPEATCLIKYELALACEAVGKSDEAGRLLADIDATNPGFRDTRLRPDMSGVDSLDFSDEDLRNFEIG, encoded by the coding sequence GTGAGCTCAAAGAAGGACAAGCTGATAGAAGAGGCTCAGCGCCTGGCCCTTCGCGGCCAGATTGATAGGGCCATCCGGGCGTACGAAGAGGTGATTGCTCTGGATCCCGCCGCCGTCAACCAGCGTCAGAAACTGGCGGAACTGCTCGTCAAGGCTGGGCGCGTCGAGGAGGCCAGGAGAGAGTTCGAAACCATCGGCAATACCTACTCCGCTAGCGGGTTTTATCTGAAGGCCATCTCCGTCTTCAAAAGGTTGCAGGTCATGTTCCCGGATGACGTCGCCATCACCCTAAATCTTGCCGGGATCAACGAAAAACAGGGTCTGGTGGGGAATGCCCTGGCTGAATACAAGCGGGCGTACGACCATTACGAAAAAGCATCAGCCACGGCAGAAGCGCTGAACATCCTCGACAGGATGCAGCAGGTGGACAAGCAGAATGCCGGCATAAAGCTTAAACTGGCCGAAGCATGGTATCAAGCGGGCGAAAGGGAGCGCTCCTACGAGGTGTTCTTCCGCCTGGCCGGTCAACTCCAGGAACAGGGAGACCCTGCCGCCGTGGGCCGGCTCGATGCACGCGTCCGGCAGCTCTTTCCCGATAAAACCGACTTCATGCTGGAGGTACTGGCCCACCAGGTGAGCGAAGGCAATGGTGCCGGTGCAATAAACTCCCTTCAGGCCCTGCTGCGCGGGAATCCGCTCGATAAACGGGTCTGGGAGCTGATCCTGGCGGCGTACCAAAAGCTGAACCGGCAACAGTATCTTAAGGCGGCCTGTCAGCATTATCTCAAGTTGTTCCCCAAGGAACTGTCGGCCCGAAAGTGGATGCTGGACTGCCTCGTTGCCGAGGGGGATGTGGACGGTGCTCTGGCCTTTCTCGAACGGTGCGAATCGGAATTCATCGTGGGATCGTCCGTCGATTTTCTGGTGGCGCTTTATACGGGCCTTGACCAGATCAGGCCATCGGACATCCGCATCCTGAAGGGGTTGCAGCGTGCGCATCTGGCCTCCGGCGATAGCGACAAGGCCTCAGCCATAGCGCTTGCAATCGCCTCCCTGAGTCCGGTTTCCGAGGAAGAACGTCCGGGCGGACAGGCGGTCAGCCGGCCGGGCAACGATATATCGCAGCAGCAGACAGGCGTCCACGCGGGTTTTTCAACGACTGAGACCTGCTCCGCCGGGAAACGCAGTGCTACGGATGACTCTCCCGAAACAGGTTCCTTAACGTGGGAGCCTTGTGATGCTGAGACAGGGATGGAGGTCGAAATCGAAATCGAGCTCGATGAAAATTTCGACTTCGATTCGCTCGGCCCGGAACCGGCGCCGGATCTGGCACCAGATATCCATTGGCTGGATCCGGTCGATGAGATCTTCACTACGGCGATTGCTTCCCGGCGCAGCGTCAAATTCGGAAGCATCTTGGAAACATCGGACGCTCAAACCCATTACGACCTGGGAGTGGCTTTCAAGGAGATGGGACTCTACGATGAGGCCATCAGTGAATTCAGGCAGGCTGCCGAAGATCCCGTCCGGAGACTTGACTGTTTCGTGCTGCAGGGCGCGTGCCTGCGCCATAAAGGGGACGCACCCAACGCCGAAATTCTTCTGCGTTCGCTTCTGAAGCCTGAAGCCGGCCCGGAAGCGACCTGTCTCATAAAATATGAATTGGCTCTGGCGTGCGAGGCGGTCGGCAAGAGTGATGAGGCCGGGAGACTTCTGGCTGATATCGACGCCACCAATCCCGGTTTCCGCGATACCCGTTTACGTCCTGACATGAGCGGAGTCGATTCGCTCGATTTTTCCGATGAAGATCTGCGGAACTTCGAAATCGGCTGA
- a CDS encoding TonB C-terminal domain-containing protein, with translation MFQSPASTSPRPVIFGQCLAASLVMHAGACLLALLVLAMPGPVGNVQLFVDLAELPSQPSQSSPAGAAPDAPAAIREDAEIPQQTPHNQPVVEAESAPAETTQKDFSRNNLGWGMASGHFSSIGEGKSLRDDIREYYFNLLEHINALWWQKAETLRESARQEGIVEILIGKDGSLRDVRLARQSGSREVNQAIIEVLTEGAPYPPLPAKYELEQFRAPLRLTAPSKLFQISDMR, from the coding sequence TTGTTCCAATCCCCCGCCTCTACATCCCCACGACCTGTCATCTTCGGACAGTGTCTGGCCGCTTCCCTTGTGATGCACGCCGGAGCCTGCCTGCTGGCACTGCTGGTGCTGGCAATGCCCGGACCGGTAGGAAACGTGCAACTGTTCGTGGACCTGGCTGAGCTGCCTTCGCAGCCTTCACAGTCTTCGCCTGCTGGTGCCGCGCCTGATGCACCTGCAGCGATCCGTGAAGATGCCGAAATACCGCAGCAGACACCGCACAATCAGCCGGTGGTTGAAGCGGAAAGCGCACCCGCCGAAACGACGCAGAAGGATTTTTCGCGGAACAACCTGGGGTGGGGCATGGCAAGCGGGCATTTCAGCAGTATCGGTGAGGGCAAATCACTACGGGATGACATCCGCGAGTACTATTTCAATCTGCTGGAGCATATCAACGCTCTCTGGTGGCAGAAAGCGGAAACACTCAGAGAATCGGCGCGGCAGGAAGGCATCGTGGAAATACTGATCGGGAAGGACGGAAGCCTGCGTGACGTGCGGCTTGCCAGACAGAGCGGTTCCCGGGAAGTGAATCAGGCCATCATCGAGGTACTGACCGAGGGGGCTCCCTATCCGCCCCTGCCTGCCAAATACGAGCTGGAGCAGTTCCGGGCGCCCCTGCGCCTGACTGCCCCCTCGAAACTTTTTCAGATAAGCGACATGCGGTAA